AGCCCGAGCTGATCGCGCAGATCGAGCAAGAGCTGAAGCAACTTCGCCTGGACGCTGACGTCGAGCGCACTGGTCACCTCGTCGCAGACGATGAACCGCGGATTGGGCACGAGCGCCCGCGCAATACCGATGCGTTGACGCTGGCCGCCGGAGAACTCGTGTGGGTAGCGACGCAGCATGTCGGGCTCCAGCTCGACGCGGCGCATCAGGTCCGCCGCGAGATCGCGACGCTCGTCGCGCGTGTCGCCGATCTTGTGGACGTTCATGATCTCGGCAAGCATCGCGCCGATTGTCATGCGTGGGTTGAGAGCGCTGTATGGGTCCTGGAAGACGATCTGCATGTCGCGGCGCATCGACCGCAGCTCGCCCGTCGGCATGCCGACGAGCTGCCGGCCCTCGAACTCGCACGTCCCACCCGTCGGCTCGACCAGGCGCAGGATCGCCCGGCCGAGCGTCGTCTTGCCACTGCCCGACTCGCCGACGACCGCCAGGATCTGCTTCCGCGGTAGATCGAACGTCACGTCGTCGACGGCTTTCACGTGGTCGACCACGCGGCCGAGAAGCCCCTTCCGCACGGGGAAGTGAACTTGGAGGTTCTGAACCCGCAGCACTTGGTCCGGAACGTCGTCGACCGCGTGCTCGACGTGAACACGCTCGCTCACTTCGACCTCGGGCTCTGCATCCGCGGGCTTGGCCAGTCGCTCTTCGTCCCGCTTCTTTTTCAGGTTCCGTGGAAGCGCGGCCAGGAGCTCCTGTGTGTACGGGTGCTCTGCGTTCCGTAGGACTTCGTCCTTGGTCCCCTGCTCGACCACTTTGCCATAACGCATCACGGCGACGTGCTGGGCGATTTCCGCGACGACGTCGAAGTCGTGCGTGATGAAGAGCACGCTCATGCCCTTGCGGTCCTGCAGTTCGCGGATGAGCCGCAGAATCTCGGCTTGGATCGTGACGTCCAGGGCCGTCGTCGGCTCGTCAGCGATGAGAAGTTCGGGCTCGCATGCCATCGCCATCGCGATCATGACGCGTTGCCGCATGCCGCCCGAGAAGCGGTGCGGGTACTCGTCGACGGTGCTCTTGGCGTCGCGAATCTGGACCTGTTCGAGCAGGTCGATCGTCTTGAGGCGTGACTCACGAGCGGAGAGGCCGAGGTGCAGGCGAAGGACTTCGCCGATCTGGTCGCCGATGGTGTAGACCGGATTGAGGCTGGTCATCGGCTCCTGGAAGATCATGCCGATGCGTCGGCCTCGGATGCGTCGCATCGCGGGCTCCGACAGGTTCATCAGGTTGACCGGCGGACCGCCGTTCTCGCCCTTGAGCAAGATTTCACCGCCCGCAAAAAAGCCGGGCGGCTGGGGGACGAGCTGCATGACCGACAGCGCGCTGATGCTCTTACCACTGCCCGACTCGCCGACCGAGCAAAAGGTCTCGCCCGGTGCGATGTCGAACGAGATGCCATCGACGGCCTTGAGCGCCTCGTCAGGCTTCTTCGGATCGCCGAAGTAGGTTTTAAGGCCTTTGACGCTCAGCAGCGGAGCCGACGACGTGGCGGCGGTGTCGCTCATAGCAGTCGCTGGCTCGGCCGTGACAGTCATGGTGAGCAGGGTAGGGAGTTTCGATCGGATGTGTGGCTCCAACGGGCGGCTCCAGGGTCACGAAACGCTCTGTTTGCGAGTCTGGGTCACGGGGACGACAATCGGGAAGCCGTGCTGCTCGCCGATGACGATCGCAAACCGCTGTGGCCGTGGCTGCTGGGCGTGGCACTGGTGGCTGTGGCGGCACGTATTGGGTTGGGTCTGATCGTCCCTGCAGACATCGACGCCCTGCCGGATCAGCGGGAGTACCTTGACCTCGCCGCGTCGATTCGTGCCGGCGAAGGGCTCGTACTCGTCGACGACCGCTATGCCGTGCCGCAGACGCTGCTGGCCCAGCGCATGCCGGGCTACCCGCTGTTTCTGGCGTCGTTTGACGGGAGTGTGTCGCTGGTCCGCATTGCTCAGGCGATCATCGAGGCGACGACGGCGATCTCGACGGTGCTGCTCGCCGGGCGATTCGTGGCTCGCCGCTTCGCCGTGTTTGCGGGCGTGCTGGTCGCGCTCAATCCGTTCCTCGCGTACTTCTCGACGCTCATCCTGACCGAGACGCTGACCGTCGCCCTGTTCTCATGGGGCCTGTACGCGATCGTCCGCTCGCAGGACGGTGCGCGCTGGTGGTGGTTGGCGGCCGCGTGCTTCGTTGCCGCTACCTACGTCCGGCCGTCGTCGGCAGTGGTGTTCGTATCGCTCTCGGTCGTCGCTGCCCTGCTACCGACTCGTGGCCCGGGCGGCCTTACGCGCTGGCCGCTGCCGGGCGGTTTGACGGCCGGGGTCGTTCTGTTGCTCGCGCTCTCGCCGTGGATCTGGCGCAACTTCCACCAGCTTCAAGCCTTCGTCCCGCTGACGACCAACA
The DNA window shown above is from Planctomycetota bacterium and carries:
- a CDS encoding dipeptide ABC transporter ATP-binding protein, with product MTVTAEPATAMSDTAATSSAPLLSVKGLKTYFGDPKKPDEALKAVDGISFDIAPGETFCSVGESGSGKSISALSVMQLVPQPPGFFAGGEILLKGENGGPPVNLMNLSEPAMRRIRGRRIGMIFQEPMTSLNPVYTIGDQIGEVLRLHLGLSARESRLKTIDLLEQVQIRDAKSTVDEYPHRFSGGMRQRVMIAMAMACEPELLIADEPTTALDVTIQAEILRLIRELQDRKGMSVLFITHDFDVVAEIAQHVAVMRYGKVVEQGTKDEVLRNAEHPYTQELLAALPRNLKKKRDEERLAKPADAEPEVEVSERVHVEHAVDDVPDQVLRVQNLQVHFPVRKGLLGRVVDHVKAVDDVTFDLPRKQILAVVGESGSGKTTLGRAILRLVEPTGGTCEFEGRQLVGMPTGELRSMRRDMQIVFQDPYSALNPRMTIGAMLAEIMNVHKIGDTRDERRDLAADLMRRVELEPDMLRRYPHEFSGGQRQRIGIARALVPNPRFIVCDEVTSALDVSVQAKLLQLLLDLRDQLGLTYLFITHNLGVVEYLADETLVMYKGKIAERGPTEQIVNDPQDPYTKRLLAAVPRMA
- a CDS encoding glycosyltransferase family 39 protein; translated protein: MLLADDDRKPLWPWLLGVALVAVAARIGLGLIVPADIDALPDQREYLDLAASIRAGEGLVLVDDRYAVPQTLLAQRMPGYPLFLASFDGSVSLVRIAQAIIEATTAISTVLLAGRFVARRFAVFAGVLVALNPFLAYFSTLILTETLTVALFSWGLYAIVRSQDGARWWWLAAACFVAATYVRPSSAVVFVSLSVVAALLPTRGPGGLTRWPLPGGLTAGVVLLLALSPWIWRNFHQLQAFVPLTTNTGITLYDGLNVDNTTGQSDQSFVQRMPQLSLMGEVDRSTYLRGWALHFVTERPVDAARLAVLKTGRTWSPMPLSDDASRLQRIAGLAFALPVFVLALIGLVAGRLPLRPLLVMLTPVIVLTLLHAITVGSLRYRLPIEPVLAILAAAGLGTLLRSRSNRDVSDDVHPGKNEAAA